From Qipengyuania soli:
GCGCTCTTCGCCCGCGTGAAGGCAGTCTACGACAACCGCGCTGCGATGAGCATGACGCGCGAAGACGCCAAGCTGCTCGAAGACACTTACGAGGGCATGGTCCATGCGGGCGCCCTGCTCACCGACGCCCAGCGCGAGCGCGTGAAGGCAATCAACACAGAGCTTTCCGAAGTCACGACCGAGTTCGGCCTTGCTGCCCGCTCGGCAATGGCCGACCAGCCGCTCATCGTCGACACCAAGGCCGAACTCGCCGGTCTCTCGGAAGCCGACATCAAGGCTGCCGCCGACCTCGCCACCGAAAAGGGGCATCCGGGCAAGTTCGCCATCGCGCTGCAGAACACCACCCAGCAGCCGCTGCTGCCCACGCTGACCAACCGCGCCACGCGCGAGAAGCTGTTCCAGCTCTCGTTCCACCGTGCCGACGGCCAGCGCGCCAAGGACACGCGGATGATGGTGGCGAAGATTGCCAAGCTGCGTGCCGAAAAGGCCGCGCTGTTCGGCGAACCGGACTGGGCAACCTACGCGATGTGGGACCGCATGGCGGAAAAGCCCAAGACCGCGCTCGACTTCATGGAGCAGATGGTCCCCGCCCTCGCCGCGACCCAGCGTCGCGAGGCGGAAGTGCTCAACGCCGCAATCAAGAAGGATGGCGGCAACTACACGGTCAAGCCGTGGGACTGGTACCGCTATGCCAACAAGGTGAAGGCGGAACGCTACTCGCTCGATGAAGACGCGATGAGCGAATACTTCCAGATGGACAAGGTGCTGGAAGACGGCGTGTTCTACGCCGCCGGCAAGCTTTACGGCCTGCGCTTCGAGCGCCGCACCGACCTGCCCGTCTACCACCCCGACGTGTGGACCTACACCGTCTTCGACCGCGACGGATCGGAACTGGGCGTGTTCTACTTCGACCCGTTCCAGCGCCCGTCCAAGCGCGGCGGCGCGTGGATGAGCAACTTCGTCGACCAGAGCAAGCTGTGGAACAACAAGCCGGTCATCTACAACGTGCTCAACATTCCCAAGGCGCCCGAGGGCGAGGTCCAGCTGGTCAGCTTCGACAACGTGAACACCATGTTCCACGAATTCGGCCACGCCCTGCACGGCTTCTTCGCCAGCCAGATGTACCCGAGCCTGTCGGGCACGGCGACGGCCCGCGACTTCGTCGAGTACCCGAGCCAGGTGAACGAGGTGTGGGCGACCTACCCCGAAGTGCTGGCCAATTACGCCAAGCACTACAAGACCGGCGCGCCCATCCCGCAGTCGATGATCGACAAGATCGAAGAAGCCTCGAAGTTCAACCAGGGTTACGACTTCGGCGAGGTCGTCGCGGCTGCACTGCTCGACATGAAGTGGAGCGCGCTGTCGCCAGCGGAGGCTGCTGCCATCGACACGCCGGAGAAGGTCGACGCCTTCGAACGCAAGTCGCTGGAAGACCTCGGTCTCGAAATTGACCTGGTGCCGCCGCGTTACCGCAGCACCTATTTCAACCACATCTTCTCCAGCCCCTCGGGCTATTCGGCGGGCTACTACAGCTACCTGTGGA
This genomic window contains:
- a CDS encoding M3 family metallopeptidase; translated protein: MKAHILATAAVAALLAGCTTTPGGEVETMAQASIPEGTGYFASDSTLPFKAPDFTKITEDDYVPAFDQGMAIHSAEIQAIIDNPEAPTFENTIVALEKSGQMLNRVATVFFALTGSNTTDRLDAINTEISPKLTAHGDSITLNPALFARVKAVYDNRAAMSMTREDAKLLEDTYEGMVHAGALLTDAQRERVKAINTELSEVTTEFGLAARSAMADQPLIVDTKAELAGLSEADIKAAADLATEKGHPGKFAIALQNTTQQPLLPTLTNRATREKLFQLSFHRADGQRAKDTRMMVAKIAKLRAEKAALFGEPDWATYAMWDRMAEKPKTALDFMEQMVPALAATQRREAEVLNAAIKKDGGNYTVKPWDWYRYANKVKAERYSLDEDAMSEYFQMDKVLEDGVFYAAGKLYGLRFERRTDLPVYHPDVWTYTVFDRDGSELGVFYFDPFQRPSKRGGAWMSNFVDQSKLWNNKPVIYNVLNIPKAPEGEVQLVSFDNVNTMFHEFGHALHGFFASQMYPSLSGTATARDFVEYPSQVNEVWATYPEVLANYAKHYKTGAPIPQSMIDKIEEASKFNQGYDFGEVVAAALLDMKWSALSPAEAAAIDTPEKVDAFERKSLEDLGLEIDLVPPRYRSTYFNHIFSSPSGYSAGYYSYLWTEMLDRDSRKWFMDNGGLTRANGDHYRATVISQGGTMDYFEMFRNFAGRNPDVTPMLEARGLVTEPK